Genomic window (Marinifilum sp. JC120):
CAAGCGCGCAAATCTTTTGAGCAGGTCAAGGAACGAATCAGCAAGGAACTTGAGAAATACACGGACATGGGCAAGGAATACGTTCGCCCATCAACGGAAATCGACGTTAATGACGTTGCCGCGATCCTATACACCTCCGGCACCACGGGAAGCTCCAAAGGCGTCATCCTCACGCACCGCAATATCGTGTTCAACGCCATGGCAAGTGCCAATATCATTGACGTGAACACCGAAGACCGTCTTGTTTCGGTCCTGCCGCTGGCACACACTTTCGAATGCACACTGGGTATGGTCCTGCCGCTTATCCACGGTGCATCTATCCATTACCTTCGCAAGCCGCCCACGCCTAAAACCCTGCTTCCAGCCATGTGCAAGGTCAAACCGACCCTGCTGCTCATCGTGCCGCTGATTATTGAAAAGATCTTTAAGAACCGTGTCCAGCCCAAGCTCAAAGGATCGGGCATCATGCGCAATGTCATGAAGCTCGGTGCCGCTCGTAAAAAGCTCTATGCGGTTGCCGGTAAGAAACTCATGGAAGCCTTTGGCGGACAACTTCGCTGCATGCCCATCGGCGGTGCGTTCCTGGCCCCTGAAGTCGAGGACTTTCTCATGCATTCCGGTCTGCCCTATACTGTCGGCTACGGTATGACCGAGACCAGTCCGCTCTGTTCCGGTGAACCCCCAAGATCCGCCCGCTTCCGTTCTGCCGGACGCCTTCTCCAAGGCATGGAAATTAAAATCGATAACCCAGATCCCGATACCGGAGAAGGCGAGATTCTGGTTAAGGGCCCCAACGTCATGCAAGGGTACTATAAGGCACCTAAAGTCACGGAAGAAGTACTCATGGAAAACGGCTTTCTGCGCACCGGCGATCTCGGTTACATTGACGAGGATGGATACATTTTCCTGCGCGGTCGTCTGAAGAATGTAATCATCGGCCCCAGTGGTGAAAACATTTATCCCGAAGAAGTTGAATCCATTATCGGCGAATGTGATCACGTATTGGAATCAATCGTCTATCGCGCTGAGGGCAAGCTCGTTGCCCGTATTCATCTCGACTATGTCAAATTCGACGAAGAACGCGGCACCGGCAAAATGATTGAATCAAAAGCCCGTGATGCAGTGCAGAAGCATCTCGATTCCGTCAAGAAGACCGTCAACGGCAAAGTCTCCAGTTTCGCAAGGCTCTCCAAGGTAATCGAACAAGTCGAACCGTTTGAAAAAACGCCCACCCAAAAAATCAAGCGTTATCTTTACATAGATATGGAAGAGAACCAAAAGCGATAATTTTTTAAGGGCTGGGACAGAAATGTTCCAGCCCTTCTGTTTTGATACTTGACCTGCCGATAAACTTAATAGTTCATGCTACTCTCTCAAGCGGGAAATAAACTGCATGATTCGGAGCTTTATGAATAGGCATGGTTTGCTTTAAATTGCCCAAATAAAACAGGCCGCAACGTTCAACGTAGCGGCCTGTACTCAATCAAATTCTCTCCAGCTTACTTCTTAGGCGGCAGCGAACAAGATTCGCTACAGCAGGTGCCTTGAAGGAATCCGGTGTAAGTATAAAAAATCCTTTCGATCTTGGTCCGCTTTTCCGCTGGAAGCGGCTCGCGTTTGTAATCTGCGGTCATTTTCAGCAGATCTTCATAATTCGGTACTGATTTCATGCCGTGAGCCAAGGTCTTGCCGGAAATTGCATCCAGAAGAAAAGCATCCATGGAATCGGAAATTACCACGTAAGGAACCGGACCGCCCTGGAAGAGCTTACCCGCACAGACCGCCTCACGCTCATAGCTGCCCACATCCCCGGCGCAAAACATAACTATCATGATCGGCTGATCATTCTTATCGTAAATAGCAAGATCAATTGTACGGCACATTTCCTCACCATCTATATCAAAACAGATGTCGATCTTGGCCTTCAAGGATTCCTTGGGGTAGCCCAGCTCTTCCACCAGCAGCTTTGCCAATGCCTGACGAAATTCCTCGTAAGTGGTCTCTTCAATCTCTTCACCACTCAAATAATCACGCAATGTTCCACCCATACTTGTTTCATGCATATTGTGCCTCCGACGGCCCTGCGGGGCTTATTTTGATGCGCTACGCGCTTTTGATATATGATTTCGCCTCCGGCGGCCAAAGGAGCTAAGCCCCTTTGGAATCCCTATCGGCTTAAGCAATTATATAAGCATGCTGGGTTGTTGTGCAAGTGATTAAAGACAAAAGAAGGGTTGACGACCTGCCAATCAAGTCGCCCGCCCTTCTTTATCCTTGAAGCACAACTCCCTATGAGTCATGCAATCGTCTTTATATTAAAATCTTTGGGGAACTTTCGCAAGCTTTGCATACCCCCCTTATCCCGACAAAATAAGCAAATCATCCAAAGCCCACCTCACTTTGACACATATTATCAATTGAAAATAATTTTCACTTTCTCCTTGACTCACATTCCATACTTGACTAGTCAAGAATTCAGTTGACATTGATTTTCAACATCCAAATCAAAACAGTCATTACAAAAGGGAGACACAAATGACTAAAAACATAAATCTTTCCAAAATCCTTGAAGGCCGGACTTACGCAGTTCTCGGTTTTGAAACTGAAGCATCCGAATATTCACAGAAACTTCGTAAAATGGGTTTTGTTAAAGGCACTAAAATAGCCCTCGCTCCTATTAAAATTTCAGATCCCATGATCTTTGAAATCCGGGGAAGCCGTATCGCACTACGCAAGGACGAAGCGGATCAAATTAAGGTAGAGGAGCTTTAGTCATGCATAAGATTGAAAGAATCGCCATTGCAGGCGTGCCCAACTGCGGTAAGACAACTCTTTTCAACGCCCTGACCGGTGCCCGCCAGAAAGTCGGTAACTGGCCC
Coding sequences:
- a CDS encoding type I restriction endonuclease subunit R, whose translation is MHETSMGGTLRDYLSGEEIEETTYEEFRQALAKLLVEELGYPKESLKAKIDICFDIDGEEMCRTIDLAIYDKNDQPIMIVMFCAGDVGSYEREAVCAGKLFQGGPVPYVVISDSMDAFLLDAISGKTLAHGMKSVPNYEDLLKMTADYKREPLPAEKRTKIERIFYTYTGFLQGTCCSESCSLPPKK
- a CDS encoding long-chain fatty acid--CoA ligase, producing MSLQDTPTLKNALALSADKYADRPAVCFVGEAPMTYREFKKLVDDISLLLHSRSITKGDKVAILSENMPNWSAAYLAITCMGGVAIPILTEFHEGAVHHILRHSESKAIFVSKRLKHKVDEYESDNIHTVITLNNFSLSTADGLRQTFKEGIIQARKSFEQVKERISKELEKYTDMGKEYVRPSTEIDVNDVAAILYTSGTTGSSKGVILTHRNIVFNAMASANIIDVNTEDRLVSVLPLAHTFECTLGMVLPLIHGASIHYLRKPPTPKTLLPAMCKVKPTLLLIVPLIIEKIFKNRVQPKLKGSGIMRNVMKLGAARKKLYAVAGKKLMEAFGGQLRCMPIGGAFLAPEVEDFLMHSGLPYTVGYGMTETSPLCSGEPPRSARFRSAGRLLQGMEIKIDNPDPDTGEGEILVKGPNVMQGYYKAPKVTEEVLMENGFLRTGDLGYIDEDGYIFLRGRLKNVIIGPSGENIYPEEVESIIGECDHVLESIVYRAEGKLVARIHLDYVKFDEERGTGKMIESKARDAVQKHLDSVKKTVNGKVSSFARLSKVIEQVEPFEKTPTQKIKRYLYIDMEENQKR
- a CDS encoding ferrous iron transport protein A, whose product is MTKNINLSKILEGRTYAVLGFETEASEYSQKLRKMGFVKGTKIALAPIKISDPMIFEIRGSRIALRKDEADQIKVEEL